One genomic segment of Corynebacterium durum includes these proteins:
- a CDS encoding shikimate 5-dehydrogenase, translated as MVNHVDRNTTLCVSLAARPSNHGVRFHNWLYAELGLNFLYKAIAPTDIEQAVAGIRGLDIRGAGVSMPYKAAVIPLIDHVDPSAARIQAVNTIVNDGGVLTGYNTDYSAVSELLASHAVDTDLRVAVRGSGGMAKAVVAAITDYGMGGTVVARNAETGSELAEQYGWAYSPEVPTDAKMLVNVTPLGMAGTDENVQSFSDEEIGRADVICDVVAFPVSTPLIQAAQQRGIPTINGGEIVALQAAQQFELYTGVRPSDELIEAAERYSQQG; from the coding sequence ATGGTTAACCACGTCGATAGAAATACCACCCTCTGTGTGTCGCTTGCTGCACGTCCATCAAACCATGGTGTCCGGTTTCACAATTGGCTCTATGCGGAATTGGGGTTGAATTTTCTCTACAAAGCTATCGCCCCAACGGATATTGAGCAGGCTGTGGCAGGGATACGTGGCCTGGATATTCGTGGCGCTGGTGTGTCCATGCCGTATAAGGCTGCGGTGATTCCGCTCATTGATCATGTTGATCCCTCTGCGGCCCGCATTCAGGCAGTGAACACCATCGTCAATGATGGCGGGGTGCTCACTGGGTATAACACTGACTACAGCGCGGTTTCCGAGTTATTAGCGTCACATGCTGTGGACACTGACCTGCGGGTTGCTGTGCGAGGTTCCGGGGGCATGGCCAAGGCTGTGGTGGCTGCGATCACCGACTATGGTATGGGCGGAACAGTGGTTGCCCGGAACGCTGAAACAGGCAGTGAACTGGCGGAACAGTATGGTTGGGCGTATAGCCCCGAGGTTCCCACTGACGCTAAGATGCTGGTAAACGTGACTCCGTTAGGCATGGCCGGAACTGATGAGAATGTGCAGTCGTTTAGTGATGAGGAAATAGGGCGAGCCGACGTCATATGTGATGTGGTGGCGTTTCCCGTTTCCACTCCGTTGATTCAGGCCGCTCAGCAGCGCGGCATCCCCACCATTAACGGTGGTGAGATTGTGGCACTTCAGGCAGCACAGCAGTTTGAACTGTACACCGGTGTTCGACCAAGCGATGAGCTTATTGAGGCCGCCGAGCGTTACAGTCAACAAGGCTAG
- a CDS encoding magnesium transporter MgtE N-terminal domain-containing protein encodes MSPITKVYAGRLAGMVVRGPDTEVIGRVRDVVVIVRPNGHVTRALGLVVEVVNNRRIFLPMLRVASIEPQEIMLVSGSVSLRAFKPRTGELTIVGDLVGSKVQVDDPELENLHGRPVEIADIELERTRTRDWIVSRVAVFGEKPKFGRRGSLHVVPWSHVHGITAAGAGQSDKVAELIARFDNMRPADIASLLRAMPAAERQTVAEQLDDERLADILQELPDDRQAELIEALAIERAAVVLEEMDPDDAADLLGELPDDKADVLLELMDPEESAPVRRLMDFSPDTVGALMTPEPLILAPQTTVAEALAMARNPDLTTSLSSLIFVVRPPTATPTGKYLGCVHLQKLLREPPSSLIGGILDPDLPPLYADDSQETAARYFATYNLVCGPVLDSDNHLLGAVAVDDLLDHMLPEDWRETGLRPATTHA; translated from the coding sequence ATGAGCCCAATTACAAAAGTCTACGCAGGCCGTCTCGCAGGTATGGTGGTTCGTGGACCGGACACGGAGGTGATCGGCCGAGTCCGCGATGTTGTTGTCATTGTACGGCCCAACGGCCACGTCACTCGAGCGTTGGGGCTTGTAGTTGAGGTAGTCAATAACCGCCGTATTTTCCTGCCAATGCTTCGAGTGGCATCGATTGAACCGCAGGAAATCATGTTGGTATCTGGATCGGTGAGCTTGCGTGCATTCAAACCCCGAACCGGCGAGTTGACCATCGTGGGTGACCTTGTGGGCTCCAAGGTGCAGGTGGACGACCCGGAACTGGAAAATCTCCATGGTCGGCCTGTTGAAATTGCAGACATTGAGCTGGAACGCACCCGTACCAGAGACTGGATTGTCTCACGCGTGGCTGTGTTCGGAGAGAAGCCTAAATTCGGTCGACGTGGAAGCCTGCACGTGGTTCCGTGGTCCCACGTGCACGGTATTACAGCGGCGGGTGCAGGGCAGTCAGATAAGGTGGCTGAGCTTATCGCGCGGTTTGATAACATGCGCCCCGCCGACATCGCGTCCTTGCTGCGTGCCATGCCGGCGGCAGAGCGCCAGACCGTAGCTGAACAGCTTGACGACGAGCGCCTCGCTGACATTCTCCAGGAGCTGCCCGATGACCGGCAGGCCGAGCTCATTGAAGCCCTAGCCATTGAACGCGCAGCCGTGGTGCTGGAAGAGATGGACCCTGACGATGCCGCCGACTTGCTGGGCGAACTCCCCGACGACAAAGCCGACGTGCTGCTGGAACTCATGGATCCAGAGGAATCAGCACCCGTGCGACGGTTGATGGACTTCTCCCCCGACACGGTGGGCGCGCTCATGACTCCTGAGCCGCTGATTCTCGCCCCGCAAACGACAGTGGCTGAGGCCCTAGCAATGGCCCGCAACCCTGACTTAACGACATCGCTATCGTCCCTCATTTTTGTTGTCCGCCCACCGACAGCAACCCCCACCGGCAAATATCTGGGGTGCGTACACTTGCAGAAGCTGCTGCGTGAACCCCCCAGTTCCTTGATCGGCGGTATTTTGGATCCTGACCTTCCGCCGCTTTATGCTGATGATTCACAGGAAACAGCGGCCCGTTACTTCGCCACCTACAACCTTGTGTGTGGACCAGTGCTTGACAGCGACAATCACCTCCTTGGTGCCGTCGCTGTGGATGACCTTCTTGACCACATGCTTCCTGAAGACTGGCGCGAAACTGGCCTCAGGCCAGCAACGACACATGCGTAA
- a CDS encoding carboxylesterase/lipase family protein produces MTMEIVVRTSQGLVAGLVDNGVRTWRGVPFGADTSGKHRWRAPRAAHQWRGVRDCTAYGPIAPQPIYSWTDQVQGSEDCLNLDIVRPDSDDELPVVVYLHGGSFIVGASHQSVLQGHTFVKNLDVVYVSINFRLGALGYLNMHSVGEGDCVANPAIRDQLLALQWVHENIAAFGGDPTNVTLMGESAGGAAVTTLMCVPSARGLFHRAIAQSAPIAAVHSAAQSEFWARELAYHMAMPRHSSITDLRLESADDVVRAGQSMMWRSREFLQLNPCYCPTVDGSFVLQHPVEAFNQGNQVRVPLLIGTNRDETSFSKLFYLRQSARGKAAQRMLNAFDPSNTERVLSAYWGAVERQHFSELLCDALFWAPSLKVAQAHSRVAPTWMYRFDFAPKALKMLGIGAMHSLELLAVFGDADASRTRSLARWGGDGELEEVTEFIQYLWGNFIHVGSPGWEWPRYQMPTDTRPGRATMIFNTESELVFDPRAGRRKAWSGFNMLEWDGVSPR; encoded by the coding sequence ATGACCATGGAGATAGTTGTACGGACCTCCCAAGGGTTGGTAGCCGGGCTGGTGGACAACGGGGTGAGAACATGGCGCGGTGTGCCCTTCGGTGCCGACACCAGCGGCAAACATCGCTGGCGTGCTCCACGAGCGGCTCACCAGTGGCGTGGGGTTCGTGACTGTACAGCCTACGGCCCCATCGCGCCGCAACCCATCTATTCCTGGACCGACCAAGTGCAGGGAAGCGAAGACTGTCTCAACCTCGATATCGTCCGGCCCGACTCCGACGACGAACTACCTGTAGTCGTCTATCTCCACGGCGGATCCTTTATTGTTGGTGCCTCACACCAAAGCGTCCTCCAGGGCCACACCTTCGTCAAAAATCTCGACGTGGTGTACGTCAGCATCAACTTCCGCCTCGGGGCGCTTGGTTACCTCAACATGCACAGCGTCGGTGAGGGTGACTGCGTCGCCAACCCCGCGATCCGGGACCAACTCCTTGCGCTCCAATGGGTGCACGAGAATATTGCTGCGTTCGGCGGTGACCCCACCAACGTCACACTCATGGGAGAATCCGCAGGTGGGGCAGCCGTGACAACCCTCATGTGCGTGCCCTCAGCACGTGGTCTTTTCCACCGTGCCATTGCACAATCTGCCCCCATTGCCGCAGTCCACTCCGCTGCGCAATCGGAATTCTGGGCCCGCGAACTCGCCTATCACATGGCCATGCCACGGCACTCCAGCATTACGGACCTCCGGCTCGAATCCGCCGACGATGTTGTTCGCGCCGGGCAGTCCATGATGTGGCGATCACGAGAGTTTCTTCAGCTCAATCCGTGTTATTGTCCCACGGTTGACGGTAGTTTTGTTCTGCAGCACCCAGTTGAGGCATTCAATCAAGGAAATCAGGTGCGGGTTCCGCTGCTCATTGGAACTAACCGCGATGAGACCTCTTTTTCCAAGTTGTTTTATCTGCGGCAATCAGCTCGGGGTAAAGCCGCGCAGCGGATGCTCAATGCCTTCGACCCCAGTAACACTGAACGAGTGCTCAGCGCGTATTGGGGTGCGGTGGAGCGGCAACATTTTTCCGAATTGCTGTGCGACGCCCTGTTTTGGGCCCCCTCGCTCAAAGTTGCCCAAGCGCATTCTCGAGTGGCACCCACCTGGATGTATCGCTTCGATTTTGCGCCGAAAGCCCTTAAAATGCTGGGCATCGGGGCCATGCACTCCCTGGAACTCCTCGCCGTGTTTGGCGACGCCGATGCCTCCCGCACCCGCAGCCTCGCCCGCTGGGGTGGTGATGGGGAACTAGAGGAAGTGACAGAATTCATCCAATACCTGTGGGGGAACTTCATCCATGTGGGTAGTCCAGGCTGGGAATGGCCGCGTTACCAGATGCCCACAGACACCCGTCCGGGTCGGGCAACCATGATTTTTAACACCGAAAGCGAACTGGTCTTTGACCCACGTGCGGGACGTCGTAAAGCCTGGTCGGGTTTCAACATGCTCGAATGGGACGGTGTAAGCCCACGGTAA
- the tatB gene encoding Sec-independent protein translocase protein TatB — MFSDVGWGEIFLLFVVGLVVIGPERLPRVVRDVKAALTAARTAIDNAKQGLGDELGADFEEISKPLSELAALQRLGPRAALTKTLLDGDGSFLDALDPKKIMEHEQPKPASSAAASTQPKQSQPDSKQSVEKEQQTPGKEPDDAARGDFSWADIT, encoded by the coding sequence GTGTTCAGCGATGTTGGTTGGGGAGAGATATTCCTCCTCTTTGTTGTGGGCTTAGTGGTTATTGGACCGGAGCGGCTGCCCCGCGTTGTTCGGGATGTTAAAGCTGCGTTGACTGCGGCTCGTACCGCCATTGACAATGCTAAACAGGGGTTAGGCGATGAACTGGGGGCTGATTTTGAAGAAATCAGTAAGCCACTCAGCGAACTTGCCGCTTTGCAACGCTTGGGTCCACGCGCAGCGCTCACCAAAACATTGTTGGATGGGGATGGCAGTTTCCTCGATGCGCTTGATCCGAAGAAGATCATGGAGCATGAGCAGCCAAAACCCGCAAGCAGCGCCGCTGCATCCACACAACCTAAGCAGTCGCAGCCAGACTCCAAGCAATCAGTGGAAAAAGAGCAACAGACCCCCGGCAAGGAACCTGACGATGCTGCACGGGGGGATTTCTCCTGGGCGGATATTACATAG
- a CDS encoding general stress protein encodes MSTPHAGNAGSRDLSLRPRPEGWPVGSFDSYADAQAAVDMLSDKSDFPVAELTIVGVDLMEVEHVVGRLTWGRVIAGGAASGAWMGLFFGMLLGIFSENFISPIFLGIVMGVVFGIVASAVPYAASRGRRDFTTRTQIVAGRYDVLCTPAHAAEARDAIARFSFSSSHRNDN; translated from the coding sequence ATGAGCACCCCACACGCTGGTAATGCTGGTAGCCGGGATCTTTCATTACGCCCCCGACCCGAAGGGTGGCCTGTGGGCAGTTTTGACAGTTACGCCGATGCCCAGGCCGCCGTGGATATGCTGAGTGACAAGTCTGATTTTCCCGTCGCTGAACTCACCATTGTTGGTGTTGACCTCATGGAAGTGGAACACGTTGTTGGGCGCCTGACCTGGGGTCGGGTCATCGCCGGCGGAGCCGCCTCCGGTGCGTGGATGGGTTTGTTCTTTGGCATGCTGCTGGGGATTTTCAGTGAGAACTTCATCTCCCCGATCTTCCTCGGCATAGTCATGGGTGTGGTGTTTGGCATTGTCGCATCTGCAGTACCGTACGCAGCAAGCCGGGGACGGCGAGACTTTACCACCCGTACCCAGATCGTCGCCGGGCGTTACGACGTCCTGTGCACACCTGCCCACGCCGCTGAGGCCAGGGACGCCATCGCCAGGTTTAGTTTTAGCAGCTCACACCGCAACGATAATTAA
- a CDS encoding multifunctional oxoglutarate decarboxylase/oxoglutarate dehydrogenase thiamine pyrophosphate-binding subunit/dihydrolipoyllysine-residue succinyltransferase subunit, translated as MSSASTFGQNQWLVDEMFQQFQEDPQSVDPEWRELFETQGAPNGATPPAAPAKPTPTLPPASTPAAAASTATAATQPPAPRAAAETPKARAERRAKSTGPDSLAAEKKAAAERKKAASPFTHANSKEMPPAGSTEMKGIAKAIAKNMDISLEMPTATSVRDMPAKLMFENRSMVNEQLKRTRGGKISFTHIIGYAMVKAVMAHPDMNNMYQVVDGKPTLVVPEHINLGLAIDLPQKDGSRALVVAAIRECETLSFSEFVEAYEDIVNRGRQGKLTGKDFSGVTITLTNPGGIGTRHSVPRLTKGQGAIIGVGSMDYPAEFAGASEDRLAELGVGKLVTITSTYDHRIIQGAESGEFLRTMSRLLVDDAFWDHIFECMNVPYTPMRWAQDLPNTGVDKNTRVMQLIEAYRSRGHLIADINPLHYHQSGMPVPDHRDLDISTHGLSIWDLDRTFHVGGFANRETMTLRDVLSTLRRAYTLKVGSEYTHILDRDERTWLQDHLEAGMDKPTPAQQKYILQKLNAAEAFENFLQTKYVGQKRFSLEGAESLIPLMDSVIDTAAGQGLDEVVIGMPHRGRLNVLANIVGKPLHVLFNEFEGNMDPAQAGGSGDVKYHLGAEGQHIQMFGDGEIKISLTANPSHLEAVNPVMEGIVRAKQDMLDKGHDGYTVVPLLLHGDAAFAGLGIVPETINLAQLRGYTVGGTIHIVVNNQIGFTTTPDSGRSSHYATDLAKAYGCPVFHVNGDDPEAVVWVGKLATEYRRRFGKDVFIDLVCYRRRGHNEADDPSMTQPQMYHVIDDKEGTRAQYTEDLLGRGDLSASDAEAVARDFHDQMETVFNEVRLAGKPKATAQEGIAMSQALPHGLDTSITREELAAIGQSYADLPEGFTIHPRVATVAEKRAESARDGGIDWGWGELIAFGSLALEGKVVRLAGEDSRRGTFTQRHAVLINPSNAEEYNPLDVLARSQGPGKFLVYNSALTEYAGMGFEYGYSVGNPDAVVAWEAQFGDFANGAQTIIDEYVSSGEAKWGQTSDVILLLPHGYEGMGPDHSSARIERYLQLCAEGSMTVAQPSTPANYFHLLRRHALGNLKRPLVVFTPKSMLRLKAASSSVDEFTDVKKFRSVINDPRLVDRDNNVIGDVNKVKKILLVSGKLYYELEKRRAKDNRDDIAIVRIEMLHPIPFNRLKEAFDFYPNAEEIRFCQDEPANQGPWPFLGLHLPELIPGLLPMKRVSRRAQSSTSTGVAKVHQFEQDQLIDAAFAD; from the coding sequence GTGAGCAGCGCTAGTACTTTCGGCCAGAACCAATGGCTGGTAGACGAGATGTTCCAGCAGTTCCAGGAGGATCCACAGTCAGTAGATCCAGAATGGCGTGAACTGTTCGAAACCCAAGGCGCTCCCAACGGCGCCACCCCACCCGCAGCACCAGCGAAACCTACGCCCACCCTTCCCCCTGCTAGTACCCCTGCAGCAGCAGCTTCCACTGCGACAGCAGCTACACAGCCCCCCGCTCCGCGGGCAGCAGCCGAGACGCCAAAGGCGCGCGCCGAACGCAGGGCAAAAAGCACGGGCCCGGATTCGCTTGCTGCGGAAAAGAAAGCCGCTGCTGAGCGCAAAAAAGCTGCGTCGCCTTTCACACACGCCAATTCCAAGGAAATGCCCCCGGCGGGCAGCACCGAGATGAAAGGCATTGCCAAGGCAATCGCCAAGAACATGGACATTTCCCTCGAAATGCCCACCGCAACCTCGGTGCGCGACATGCCCGCCAAGCTGATGTTCGAAAACCGCAGTATGGTGAACGAGCAGCTCAAGCGCACCCGCGGCGGCAAGATTTCCTTCACTCACATCATCGGCTACGCCATGGTGAAAGCCGTCATGGCCCACCCGGACATGAACAACATGTACCAGGTGGTGGACGGCAAACCCACACTGGTTGTACCGGAGCACATTAACCTAGGTCTGGCCATTGACCTGCCGCAGAAAGACGGTTCCCGTGCCCTCGTGGTGGCCGCGATCCGCGAATGCGAGACGCTTTCCTTCTCTGAATTTGTCGAAGCCTACGAAGATATTGTCAACCGTGGCCGCCAAGGAAAACTCACCGGCAAAGACTTCAGCGGCGTGACCATTACGCTGACCAACCCTGGTGGTATCGGTACCCGCCACTCCGTGCCGCGCCTCACCAAGGGCCAGGGTGCGATCATCGGCGTGGGATCCATGGATTACCCAGCGGAATTTGCTGGTGCTTCTGAAGACCGCCTGGCGGAACTGGGCGTCGGCAAGCTGGTGACCATCACCTCAACCTACGATCACCGCATCATTCAAGGTGCTGAATCCGGTGAATTCCTGCGCACCATGAGCCGACTGCTCGTGGACGATGCCTTCTGGGACCATATCTTCGAATGCATGAACGTGCCCTACACCCCCATGCGTTGGGCACAAGACCTACCCAACACCGGTGTCGACAAAAACACCCGTGTCATGCAGCTCATCGAGGCATACCGCTCCCGTGGTCACCTCATCGCTGACATTAACCCGCTGCACTACCATCAGAGCGGAATGCCAGTGCCAGACCACCGTGACCTGGATATTTCCACCCACGGCCTGAGCATCTGGGACCTTGACCGCACATTCCATGTCGGTGGCTTCGCAAACCGCGAAACAATGACGCTGCGCGATGTACTCTCCACGTTGCGCCGTGCCTACACTCTGAAAGTCGGTTCCGAATACACCCACATCCTCGACCGCGACGAGCGCACCTGGCTGCAGGATCACCTCGAAGCAGGCATGGATAAACCCACCCCAGCGCAGCAGAAATACATTCTGCAGAAGCTTAACGCCGCCGAGGCTTTTGAGAACTTCCTGCAAACCAAGTACGTGGGTCAAAAGCGTTTCTCCCTCGAAGGCGCGGAATCCCTCATCCCGCTCATGGACTCGGTGATTGATACTGCTGCAGGCCAGGGCCTTGATGAGGTAGTCATTGGTATGCCGCACCGTGGCCGCCTGAACGTGCTGGCAAACATTGTGGGCAAGCCTCTCCACGTCCTGTTCAACGAGTTTGAAGGCAACATGGACCCGGCACAGGCCGGCGGTTCCGGCGATGTGAAATACCACCTGGGTGCGGAAGGCCAGCACATCCAGATGTTCGGCGACGGCGAAATCAAAATTTCGCTCACGGCCAACCCCTCTCACTTGGAGGCCGTTAACCCCGTCATGGAGGGTATCGTTCGCGCCAAGCAGGACATGCTGGACAAAGGCCACGACGGCTACACCGTTGTTCCGCTGCTGCTGCACGGCGATGCCGCGTTCGCAGGACTGGGAATCGTGCCGGAAACCATCAACTTGGCGCAGCTGCGCGGCTACACCGTCGGCGGCACGATCCACATTGTGGTGAACAACCAGATCGGCTTCACCACCACCCCTGATTCCGGCCGGTCCAGCCACTACGCCACCGACCTTGCCAAGGCATACGGCTGCCCCGTCTTCCACGTCAACGGCGACGACCCCGAAGCCGTGGTCTGGGTGGGCAAACTGGCCACCGAGTATCGACGCCGCTTTGGCAAAGACGTCTTCATTGACCTCGTGTGCTACCGCCGCCGCGGCCACAACGAAGCCGACGACCCGTCGATGACTCAACCGCAGATGTACCACGTCATCGACGACAAAGAAGGCACCCGCGCACAGTACACCGAAGACCTCCTCGGCCGTGGTGATCTCTCTGCAAGCGACGCCGAGGCCGTCGCCCGGGACTTCCACGACCAGATGGAAACAGTCTTCAATGAAGTGCGGCTGGCAGGTAAGCCGAAAGCCACAGCGCAAGAAGGCATCGCCATGTCCCAGGCACTACCACACGGATTGGATACCTCCATCACGCGGGAAGAACTCGCGGCAATCGGCCAGTCCTACGCGGACCTGCCCGAAGGGTTCACTATTCACCCGCGCGTGGCCACAGTGGCAGAAAAGCGCGCCGAATCTGCCCGCGACGGCGGCATCGATTGGGGTTGGGGCGAACTGATCGCCTTCGGTTCTCTGGCGTTGGAAGGCAAGGTAGTGCGCTTGGCGGGTGAAGATTCCCGTCGAGGCACCTTCACCCAGCGTCACGCCGTGCTCATTAATCCCAGCAACGCCGAGGAATACAACCCCCTTGACGTGCTGGCCCGCTCCCAAGGCCCTGGCAAGTTCCTGGTGTACAACTCTGCACTCACCGAATACGCCGGCATGGGATTTGAATACGGCTACTCTGTGGGCAACCCGGATGCCGTGGTGGCCTGGGAGGCACAGTTTGGCGACTTTGCCAATGGTGCCCAAACCATCATTGATGAGTACGTGAGTTCTGGCGAAGCCAAGTGGGGCCAAACCTCCGACGTGATCCTCCTACTGCCGCACGGCTACGAAGGCATGGGGCCTGACCACTCCTCCGCGCGCATTGAGCGCTACCTGCAGCTTTGTGCCGAAGGTTCCATGACCGTTGCGCAACCATCCACGCCAGCGAACTACTTCCACCTCCTGCGCCGCCACGCACTGGGTAACTTGAAGCGCCCGCTCGTGGTGTTCACACCAAAGTCGATGCTGCGCCTCAAAGCCGCATCCTCATCGGTTGACGAATTCACCGACGTGAAGAAATTCCGCTCCGTGATCAACGACCCCCGCCTTGTAGACCGCGACAACAACGTCATCGGGGACGTAAACAAGGTAAAGAAGATCCTCCTCGTCTCCGGAAAGCTCTACTACGAGCTGGAAAAGCGCCGGGCCAAGGACAATCGAGACGACATTGCCATCGTGCGCATCGAAATGCTGCACCCCATCCCCTTCAACCGTCTCAAGGAAGCCTTTGACTTCTACCCCAACGCGGAGGAAATTCGCTTCTGCCAAGACGAGCCCGCAAACCAAGGCCCCTGGCCGTTCCTGGGGCTGCACCTTCCAGAGTTAATCCCTGGGTTGCTGCCCATGAAGCGCGTCTCCCGCCGCGCACAGTCCTCCACCTCGACAGGTGTGGCTAAGGTCCACCAATTCGAGCAGGACCAGCTTATCGACGCTGCGTTCGCCGACTAA
- a CDS encoding DUF1003 domain-containing protein, which yields MADFNRSDLDTPVAGNRRKFFNFDGDSVGAFAEKVARFFGTGEYLFWQTIFVLIWVAFNVGGYWWNWDAYPFILLNLAFSTQAAYAAPLILLAQNRQEDRDRIALNEDRRRSEQTKADTEFLARELAGVRIAIGDTVTRDYLRHELEDLRSVLERIEAKIDDEAAARIARGDGETHELAEPTQGDLA from the coding sequence ATGGCTGATTTTAATCGCAGTGACCTTGACACCCCAGTCGCAGGAAACCGCCGAAAGTTTTTCAACTTTGACGGCGATTCTGTCGGTGCGTTCGCCGAGAAAGTCGCCCGTTTCTTCGGCACAGGCGAATACCTGTTTTGGCAAACCATTTTTGTTTTGATTTGGGTTGCGTTTAATGTCGGCGGATACTGGTGGAACTGGGATGCCTATCCATTTATCCTACTCAACCTGGCTTTTTCCACTCAGGCTGCCTACGCGGCACCGCTGATTTTGCTGGCGCAAAACCGCCAAGAAGATCGGGACCGCATTGCCTTAAACGAAGACCGTCGGCGCTCTGAGCAGACAAAAGCCGACACTGAGTTTTTGGCTCGGGAGCTCGCTGGCGTGCGCATTGCTATCGGTGACACGGTTACCCGCGACTACCTACGGCATGAACTGGAGGACCTGCGTAGCGTCCTAGAACGCATCGAGGCGAAAATTGACGACGAGGCAGCAGCTCGCATCGCCCGAGGCGATGGCGAAACCCATGAGCTTGCCGAACCTACTCAGGGCGACTTGGCTTAG
- a CDS encoding Mrp/NBP35 family ATP-binding protein, giving the protein MSTLSESAVRTALSRVDDPEIGKPITELGMVKSVTLDGNNVAVEIYLTIAGCPLKNTLIRNTQAAVEELDGVGTVTVTTDVMSDEQRRTLRQALRGTDSEPVIPFAQPNSTTRVFAVASGKGGVGKSSMTVNLATALAARGLNVGILDADIYGHSIPHMLGSDARPHQVDDMIMPPIAHGVKIISIGHFVEGNTPVIWRGPMLHRAIQQFLSEVFWSDLDILLLDLPPGTGDIALSVAQLVPSAELLIVTTPQAAAAEVAERAGAMSQQTRQKVAGVIENMSAMVMPDGSVVDVFGSGGGQMVADRLSTLTGTKVELLGSVPLDPALRIGADDGNPIAITAPDSHTGAALNAIADKLAMRRESLAGRPLGLGVVPH; this is encoded by the coding sequence ATGTCTACACTTTCGGAATCCGCTGTACGTACTGCGCTATCCCGCGTTGATGACCCGGAAATTGGCAAGCCAATTACCGAGCTTGGCATGGTTAAATCGGTGACCCTTGACGGCAATAATGTTGCTGTGGAAATTTACCTCACCATCGCCGGGTGCCCGCTCAAAAACACCTTGATCCGCAACACCCAGGCGGCTGTGGAGGAACTTGACGGCGTGGGGACTGTCACCGTCACCACAGACGTGATGAGCGATGAGCAGCGCCGCACCCTCCGCCAGGCACTTCGCGGCACAGACTCAGAACCGGTCATCCCCTTCGCACAGCCAAATTCAACCACCCGCGTTTTTGCAGTTGCCTCAGGTAAGGGCGGCGTCGGCAAATCCTCCATGACCGTTAACCTTGCAACAGCTTTGGCGGCGCGGGGGCTCAACGTCGGAATCCTGGACGCCGATATTTACGGACATTCCATCCCCCACATGTTAGGTTCTGACGCCCGTCCACACCAGGTCGATGACATGATCATGCCGCCCATTGCACATGGGGTAAAAATCATCTCCATCGGGCATTTCGTCGAAGGAAACACCCCCGTTATTTGGCGTGGGCCAATGCTGCACCGCGCCATCCAGCAATTCCTCTCCGAAGTGTTTTGGAGTGACCTGGACATTTTGCTCCTTGACCTGCCACCAGGAACCGGCGATATTGCCTTGTCGGTGGCACAGTTAGTGCCGAGCGCTGAACTTCTCATTGTGACCACCCCGCAGGCCGCCGCTGCTGAGGTTGCCGAGCGCGCCGGTGCTATGAGCCAGCAAACCCGCCAGAAGGTCGCTGGGGTGATTGAAAACATGTCCGCCATGGTCATGCCTGACGGATCAGTTGTAGATGTTTTTGGCTCAGGCGGTGGTCAGATGGTCGCAGATCGCCTGAGTACCCTGACCGGGACGAAGGTAGAACTGCTTGGTTCAGTTCCGCTTGATCCCGCGCTGCGGATTGGTGCCGACGACGGCAATCCCATCGCCATCACCGCCCCCGACTCGCACACAGGCGCTGCCCTGAACGCCATTGCCGACAAATTGGCCATGCGGCGCGAATCCCTCGCGGGTCGTCCACTTGGACTGGGCGTAGTGCCTCATTAA
- a CDS encoding anti-sigma factor family protein, with product MVRESLRGNTGHTRRRKARKPREFASVEHLSLEAVAAFVDGELTPLAMHRARVHLVHCEECRAEVAQQRRASECLKNCVDTETIRVSTELKARLTSIAFSCPAGPDAEEATTKHPETFLGKVDLIYRAVRRSAGK from the coding sequence ATGGTTCGTGAATCCTTGCGTGGGAACACGGGGCATACGCGGCGTCGAAAAGCGCGAAAACCCCGCGAATTTGCCTCTGTTGAGCATCTCAGCCTTGAAGCTGTCGCTGCTTTTGTGGATGGTGAGTTGACACCACTGGCTATGCATCGCGCGCGCGTCCACCTTGTGCACTGTGAGGAATGCCGTGCTGAGGTTGCACAACAGCGCCGGGCCTCTGAATGCTTGAAAAACTGCGTAGACACTGAAACGATCCGTGTGTCCACTGAGCTGAAGGCGCGCCTGACCAGTATCGCGTTTTCCTGCCCTGCGGGTCCCGATGCGGAGGAAGCTACCACGAAGCACCCGGAAACGTTCCTGGGCAAGGTTGATTTGATCTATCGTGCAGTACGCCGCTCTGCTGGAAAATAA